The sequence below is a genomic window from Ovis canadensis isolate MfBH-ARS-UI-01 breed Bighorn chromosome 1, ARS-UI_OviCan_v2, whole genome shotgun sequence.
GCtatttcctcttcgctttctgccataagatggtgtcatttgcaatgaatattaagggttgatttcctgtaggattgactggtttgatcttgctgtccaagggactctcaagagtcttctccagcaccactataGTGAGGTGACTGAGAGCTCAGACTCTAAGACCAGACTGTGGTTTAAATCCTAGTTCTATCCCTCACTGGATTAGTAAAACTTGAGGTCACACTGGATAACAATATTAACAATAGTACTTAACTCTCATGGGAGTTGCTGACAAGTTGTTGGATAAGATTCccttgcatgctgctgctgctgctgctgctgtcgcttcagttgtgtccgacactgtgcgaccccatagacggcagcccaccaggctcctctgtccacaggattctccaggcaagaacactggagtgggctgccatttcatgGCGATCATTTTTTTTGTAGCTGTTAGTGCTTAACATTAGTTGATCAATGCTACCACCTGGTGGACATCTGGAGCAAGATTTTCCCTGGCCTGGGGATTGGAGAGGGGCCTAAtcaggggagggagaaggaatggaggagcatggtgtgtgtgtgtgtgtgtgtgtgtgtgtgtgtgtgtgtgtgttggagaggGACCTAAtcaggggagggagaaggaatggaggagcatgcgtgtgtgtgtgtgtgtgtgtgtgtgtgtgtgtgtgtgttggagaggGACTTAAtcaggggagggagaaggaatggaggagcatgcgtgtgtgtgtgtgtgtgtgtgtgtgtgtgtgtgtgtgtgtaatggtaGCATTATATATGCTGAGGTTTATAGGTAACAAAGGCTTGGCCCTGGTTACGGGCACTTGGCAAAATGAGAAATGGCCCAAGGGGGTGGGAAAAAGAAGCTGTGTTGGCACagtgtctccctccctccctccctccctccctctcctcctccctgttTTCCTCTTCCAAGCCTGCCCTGAGCCAAGAGGAACCAGCTTCAGAGAAGGAGGGGTGAGAGAGAAGAAGGTCACTGCTGACGTCAGGGACATTCAGGTAGGAGGTAAATACACTGTGACCTACATGTATCCATCTTCCACATTCTGCCCCTACTCACCTGGGTAGCCTTTTCTGAGCAAAACCATGAGAATAGCTCTCACAGTCCAGTGGGACCCCCTTTGCCCGTAGGACCTCAATCCCTGTGACCTTATATCTTGGTCTTTCAGCACTCAAGTACTGCTTTACTCCCCAGGGAGGCCTAGGTATGGCAGGAACAGGCAGGAGCGAGGATCCCTAAAGGCATAGTGTGCTAGTCTGACATCCTCTGACTCACTCCCAAGACCCAGAAATTTCATCTCTCTCTTCAGATCAGaaggttggacttccctggtggctcagatggtaaagatctgcctacaatgcgggagacccaggttcgatccctgggttgggaagatcccctggagaaggaaatggcaacccactccagtactcttgcctggaaaatcccatggatggaggagcctggtaggctacagtccatggggtcgcaaagagtcggacacgactgagcgacttcacttcacttcttcagatCAGATGTGGGTGTGAGTGGGGTGCTAGATGGGTGGGGGGTGTTGATTTCCCCTGTGCACCCCCCAGGAACCCCCAGGGGAAGGTGAGTTATGCTGCAGCTTCAGTCACAGAGCTTTACAGTGATTGGACGGCCCCCTGAAGGGATAGGTGCTGTGTTGAGCAGGGAACTTCGGACCCACTCAGCTCAGACCTAGTAAACTAGTGTCTGAGTCTCTCAGGAACAGAGCTCGGGATTCTTTCCCTATGTTTAACAAGCTCATCCAGCATTTCTGATGTCTGGTAATTGTGATACTCaattcaagtttgagaaccacttctTAAAGTCTGCTCCGAATCAGAAAACCTGAATGAGCTTCCTCCATCCCTTGTAGGGccagggcagagggaggagggcaggcTGCAGATCTGAGAAGCAATGTGCAAACAAGGGGAAGCAGATATTTTATTTgcagaaataaatacatgttggGCAGATGGAAAGAATGGAGACTGTAGACCCGGTGGAGCCCTCCCGAGGAAGAGACCTTCTCTCAGGCTACAGGCTGAGATGGGCAGGCACCAGGGAGGCCCCGGGACATAGCCCACCACCCAAGGGCGGCAGCAGGGCAATCAGGGGCGTCTCACACTCCCCCAGCAACACGTCCCTGCGGAATCCTGCGCCCCTGTCCAGCACCTTGGCCCTCAGACTGTGGGCGGCCAGGTCCGGCGGGCCGAGCCCATCGAAGAAAAAGTCCTCATTGAAGATGGGGTTGGTGCTGCATTTGACCACTCGGCTCCGCTGGCCCCGCGGCCGGGAGCGCGGCCGCAGCCTCAGCACCACGCAGCAGCCACCGCCGCCGCTCCCGGGGCCAGCCTGCGACCGCGGCAGGCCCTCGGCGCTCACCAGGCGCAGCCGCAGCCGCCCGGGCCCGGCCGGGTACTCGGCGGAGAGCCGCAGCTGCCCTCCCCGGGGCTCGAGGTGCAGCACGCTCTCCTGGGTCGGCCGCAGTTGGCAGCACAAGAAGTCGAGGTGGAAGAGGGGCGGCGTGGGCGGTCCCGCGCGGCGCGAGGCGTGCGGGCTGGTGGCCGCCGAGCTCGCCTGCAGCCGGGACAGCGAGCTCGGCCGGGGCGGCCGGGGCCGGTCGGGGCCTGGCCGCGGCGAGCCGAAGGGCGACGAATCCGGCGACGAGGCCGTGTCGCTGTCGGGGGCCCGGCAGAGGCGCAGGTCCGGGGCGGAGACGTGCAGGCGGGACGGCGCGGGGGGCAGCCCGCCGGCGGGGGTGGCCGGTGGCCAGTGGAACAGGGACTCGCGCCGGCGCGTGTGCGGGCTCTCGGGCAGGAAGGCCCAGCCTTCGCGGCCCGCCAGGTGTGGCAGCGAACAGGTCGCGGGGAGGCCGCGCCCGCCGCTGTGGGGCAGCGGGCCACCTGGGTCCTGGAGTCGAGGCGGGATGAAGAACTGCGGGATGCGATCCGGGGTGAGGACGTTGGGGCACGGGCTAGACGGGGTGCGGCGCTTAGGAAACAAACTGGAGGGCGCCCACCGGGCCCTGGGCTCCGCGGCCCCTACCCGGTAGCCAGCTTTCTCCAAGAGCCAcatgaggcggcggcggcggtggtggGGTGCTGAAAGCCCGAATTCCACGAGGCCGAGAGGATCCGAGTCCAGCGTGGAGGCCTGGGCAAGGAAAGGAGGGGAGCCCAAGGTGAATGATGCTGCAATCGTACACCGGGCGATCTGCCGCCGCTCCCTTCTTTGGGGGCCCAACCGGCGCAGTAGGCCCTTTTTGAGCGGCGGAAACAAAGGGCGGCAAAGTCTGAGGGTCCGGAGAGAAATGGAGTCCAGGGCTGGGCAGGCCTCGGACATACGAGTACACAGACTCTCCCACTGCTTTCACACCCACCTCAGAGTGAGAAGGCCTAACACACCCACTGGAACCCTAGACTCCTACTAGAAGAATCGAGTAACACCACATCATCAAGAGGTCTGTAGTCAAAAACACTGACCCAGAGCTGAAACTCCCTCATATGCACTCTCCTCCTCAAGAGACACCGCGGCCCTAGGGGAGGGGGGTCACCCCTTCTCCCATGCCCATTCCGGAACACCGGGGCGCTCCTCCCCGGTCTGATCTGGCGCCGCTTGGGACTCCCaccactcccctccccagccccatcccTTGGCTCCCGTCCCCTGCGGCTGCGCAAGTTTCTGCAGACTGAGCCATCCTTCGTCCCTCGCCCCACTTGTATCCTCTTGCTCCTCCCTCGCCTTCCGGGGCCGTTCCAGGCCAGAAACGAACTGCCTGCACATTTGACTGCCGCCCCGAGAGCACCCACGGCCTGCTCAAGAAGAGCACCTCTCGGGGACACAGAATGCCGCCCCCCCACTTAAGCCCTGGCTGTCCGGCTCCCTACCTCCCAGTCCTACCGCATCCCGAGTCTGCAGCGGACCGAGTAGTTGGGCCGCCCCTCCCACTCTCCACTCCTTTCCCCCCTAGGAAACCGCTGAGCACAAAGACAGCATTGATTCTCCGTCACCTTCTGACCTGATTCCGGGAGGCCCTCCGCGGCGCGCTTACCGCACCCGCTCGCCGCACTCCCAGGGAGCGCGATGTTCCGACTTTCTGTCTGGGAGTCTGAGCTCCAAGGCAGTGGGCTCGGCCTGGCGCCCAGAGTTCAGGCCTCACCTGTGGGCCGCCTCTGGGTCCTGGCCTCGGGCCAGGAGCTGTTCGAAGCCGGGAGGGGAACAACTTCCTCTCCAGCTTGCTCCCCCAGCCCAGTCCTGGGAGGAGCTGGCAGGGGCCTCCGTTGCCTACGTACGACCTCTTTTCCTGGATAAACACAGCTCTGTCTTTAAATCCATCAGCCCGGCCTTCTTAACTCCTTCCTTCAGGTTTCTAGCAGCAAGCCAGCCCTGTGCCCTGGggccttctctgctgggagttgggGAGGGCTGCTGTGAAAAGAGAGATAGCCATTCCTTTGCGGTGGCCTCCATCCCTTAATGCTACCCGGGCCCCTCCCAACCCTCCTAGGTGAAACCCACAACCCTGACCACACGAACGGTAACTTCTGCAAAGCCCTCCCTGCTGGAATCCTGCCTTGGCCCCCATTGTTTAGTTCTGGAGACATCCCAGTTGCTCCCAAACACAGTGACTGCAGTGACTGGTTCTTTGAATTACACTGGACCAGGGAAAAGTGACCAAGCTGGAAATATCTGGACACAGAGACACTGAGGACAGAGCTGTTTCCATCAGTGAGTAGAGGTCAGGCTTGCCAGATGTGTGTTAAGCTGTAAATATAGTGtctcccccttccttcctgtccTTGAAGGCAGATTCTAGGAAGCACAGGCCACCACTGGCAAGATGAGCCCATCAGCTGTACTTCAGGAACACTCACCGTCCTTCATTCCCTCCTTAGGACATCCGTCTTCGAGGACCACTTCCCCTTCACCCTTCAGATCTGGAGGTCCTCACTGACATTTTCCCATTGAAATTAAGATGTTCTGTTGTCTGATTTCATAGTACCCCATACTTCTCCCTTATGGCCCTGTTCacagtttctttttgtgtgtgtgtgatttatttCTGTGACTGTTTAATATCCTCTTCTCTTAGCAGGCTGTAAGCATCACAAAGACAGTGCTTAGAACAAGTCAGATGCTTAATCAGGactgtgaataaatgaatgatatttagcaggtggctcagccagtaaagattctgcctgtaatgcaggagaccggggttccacccctgggtcgggaagattctctggagaagggaaaggctacccatcccagtattcttgcctggagaattccatggacaaggagcctggcgggctacagtccatgggatctcaaaaagtcagtcacgactgagtgactaacattttcacttcaagCAGAATTGTATCTGAATTAGTTCTTTTATCCTTCACTGTGTTAAATGCTAGAGATAcatagaagggggaaacagacagACAATAATGACAGCAACAAGGCAAACTGTGAAGTTCAGGAAATGAACGAGATTATTATTTTGACATCTGATACTTAAGAGTCTTCAGGGAGCAAATGTTTCCTTTATGGAGATGACTGGCAGCACCCAGACCCTCCAATCCAAAGGCTTCTGACTTAGCTCAGCCTTGGTGTCGTTTCTGGGGACAGTGGTCTGTGTGGAGTGCTGCAGCCAAGAACTCACAGCTGCGGCATCAGTCAGGTTGGGGATTTGAGCCCTGGGATTTACTAACTGTATGACCTCTGGCATGTAACTTAATCTCTCAGAAGTTCTCCtttcccatctgaaaaatggagagaaaCTATCTAAACTTCAGAGTTAGCATGAAGATTAAGATCATACATAGAcgttttcctggtggtccagtggttaagaacccactggccaatgcaggggacatgggttccatccctggtccaggaagagcccacacgcatggggcagctaagcccatgtgccacaactgctgaacgcTTGTgttgcagctactgaaacccacgcgctcggagcctgtgctctgcaacaagagaagcccgcgCCGTGCAACGAGTGGTCCCCatttgctgcagctagagaaagttcacgcatagcaacgaagacccagggaactgcacagaaattaaaaaaaacaaccaaagagTGAAAAAGATCACGCTTGCGTATCAGTTAGACTGACTTCTGCTACAAGCACACAAAAACAGAGACCCCAATTCAATCTTACTTGACAATAAGGACATTTTTGTCTTCTGTGATTAGAAGTCCAGAGGAAGGGTAGGCTTCAGGGAAGTTTGATTCTttagtttcattcattcaaccatccATAGTTATTGACTACccaccacatgccaggcactgtgtactAGACTCTGAGGATATAgaagtgagaaaacagagaaatcttCTGGCCAAATGGAATCTCTACTTTCGTGGGAGAAGAAAGACCATAGACAAAAATGAATTAGTAAAAAGTACAGCTTGTCAGATGAAAATCAGTGTTGGGGAGAGAATTAAAGTAGGGGAGGATCACTGAGGGTGTGAGGAGAGCATACAATTGTAAATAGTGGGGTCAAGGATGGCCATCTTGAGAATGTAACATTTCAGTAATGAtatgaaggaaggagaaaggaaagcattCTAAGCAGAAGGAATTGAAATGCAAAGTCCTGAAGCAGAAGCATGCCTGGAGTGTTTAAGGAGGCAGAGTCCATTGCAGCTGGAACAGAACGAATGATGGGAAGATGACCTTAGAGAGATAGTAAGGCCAGAATCTTATGGGGCTTGAAGCCACTGTAACAATTTTAGCTTTTCCTTGTGGTGAGCTAAGGAGTGATACCACTGGACATGCATTAAAAGGGTTGCTCTGGCGGCTGTGCTGACAGTAGAAATAGAGGGATAAGGGCATAAGTAGGGAAAACAGATAAAAGGATATTGAGATAATCTTTGCACAAGTTGATTGGGGCATGGATCAGCATTGTAGTAGTCAGTTTCTGGCCCTATTCTGAAGACAGAATCAACAGGATTTCATGATGGATCCATCCTTATCTAAAGAGAAAGAATTATCCAAGGTTTTTGGCTCTAACAGTTGGAAGAATGGAGTTGCCATTTGCTGAGGGGGAAAATATGAGGAGCTCAATTTTAgatctgaagctgaagcgccaatactgtggccacctgatgcgaagagctgactcattagaaaagaccctggggctgggaaagactgaaggtgggaagagaaggggacagcagaggatgagatggttgcatggcatcactgacatgagtttgagcaaactctgggcaatggtgaaggatagggaagcctggcatgctgcaatccatggagtcaggaGAGTGACTGCAGGGTGATTGCTGGACAGTATTACGGGCCCACTTTAtatccctgtggctcagatggtaaagaatctgcctgcaatgcaggagacctgagtttgatctctaggtcgggaagatcccctggagaaggaaatggctaaacactccagtactcttgcctggagaattccatggtcagaggagcccagcaggctacagtccatggggttgcaagcagtTGTCAGATGGTTCAACAGAGGGCATTTATCACAGGGAACCTGTCACCAAGGTTGGTGGAAGAACAAAAATGGCAAAATAGGAAGGTGAGGGCTTTCTAGTAGGATCTGTAATCATGGGTCTACAAAACTACTTGTAGGATCTACGCCCCTACGTGAGTTGCCTCTCAAAACAGAAAAGGGCGAGAAATACCCTTACATCTCCCGACTTCCCGCTTTCCAGTCTGCCACCAGAGCCTTTCAAAGCTgatgacagaggagactgggaaaTGCAGACTGCAGGCACTGGGCCTCTGCAGTCCGAGGCAGAGTAGGACAAGGGTGGGGATCTGAGAGCAATCACTCAAATGACCGGCACACCAGGGAGCTGAAAGCCGACTTTATTAGAACAATAAGACATCAGACCCGGAACTTGGAGGTCACCTCAtctactctttcatttttatagagCAGGAAACAGACCTCAAAAGAAATGATGTGCCAAAGAGTAGCAGAGTTGAGACTAGAACCCAGATCTTCTATCTTAAAGAACCTCTGTTCTTTCTTGTACTCCAGGGGTCTTCATTATTAAGCAGAGCTTCTTCGTTGAATGAGGACCCACAGTGTGGCTTCCCCCCACTTCCagcaccattgctgccactcaagaactTTAGAGGTGATCTGGGGCCTTGACCTCCTTTTTCCTCCAGTGCCACTGTAGAAGGACACTTAGAGGACTGGGCAGGACAGAGTGCTTTCTTGGGTTCAAGCCagaagaagagacacagaggggAGAGACTTTTCCTCTGGGTCAGCAGACAACTACTAGACTCCCTGGGCTTTTGGGCTAAATTGTCCCTTGTCCTTGAGCAGTGGCCTCAGGCAGCATAACTTGGCCAGCGCGCTCACTGCAGGTACTGGCAGGTGATAGGATTGGTGATATACTATGTCTTGCATCTCTGGCTCCTCACCCAGGACCCTTGATGAATGACCTAACTCTCTGATCTTAGTTTCAGGAAGACCTTAGGGGGAGCTGATATGAACTATTGATAGCCCTTGCTTTCTGAACTTGTTAGTCTTATAATTGCTTTATTCACTCTTTGGCTTCTCTTGGCCCTTGATTCAGATATTTGGAGAACACACATCCTTTGCTTCAAGCAAAATAAGCTAGCACATTTGCCTGGATGGCCTGTTGGATTCCACCCAATCTACCTGAGTAGTAGTTGCATTCCAGATGAACGCACTACACATGGAATTGGCTTTTAAAGTGTGGAGGTCCCACCTCCCATTGTTTCTGCCTAGAAAGCTGCAATACTTGGCCCTCTGTGAGAAGAGAGGCATCCGTCGACTCTCTTAATGCTAGAGAAGCATTCCAGCAGCTGGTGATCTTATTTCCATTCTGGAGATCCCTGCCTGCCCCCCAGGCCTTTTCCAATCAAGGCTGTCACTCCCAGCCTGGCTGTGGGTCTTGCCTGAGACCCTCCTACTTCTGTATGTTTTTCAGCTTATGCTTGTTTTCTGCTAGAAACTGGTCCCAGTGGAGAAGTGACAGGGTATATCAAACCTCTGCCATCCTCAGCACTTGGCTTCCAAAGTCATCCTGAGTGTTGACATCCAGTTGCcaagtgagaaaagaaagaagcaagttGTATTTGAGTTTCCAAATACAactgttttggttttcttctttttcttgactgtatGGGAAAGATGGAATAtatttcccttcttctcttggaaatgtttaaatgacacaaagacagaactatagatcaatggaacaaaatagaaagcccagagataaatccgcacacctatggacaccttatctttgacaaaggaggcaagaatatacaatggagaaaagacaatctctttaacaagttgtgctgggaaaactggtc
It includes:
- the C2CD4D gene encoding C2 calcium-dependent domain-containing protein 4D isoform X2, with the protein product MWLLEKAGYRVGAAEPRARWAPSSLFPKRRTPSSPCPNVLTPDRIPQFFIPPRLQDPGGPLPHSGGRGLPATCSLPHLAGREGWAFLPESPHTRRRESLFHWPPATPAGGLPPAPSRLHVSAPDLRLCRAPDSDTASSPDSSPFGSPRPGPDRPRPPRPSSLSRLQASSAATSPHASRRAGPPTPPLFHLDFLCCQLRPTQESVLHLEPRGGQLRLSAEYPAGPGRLRLRLVSAEGLPRSQAGPGSGGGGCCVVLRLRPRSRPRGQRSRVVKCSTNPIFNEDFFFDGLGPPDLAAHSLRAKVLDRGAGFRRDVLLGECETPLIALLPPLGGGLCPGASLVPAHLSL
- the C2CD4D gene encoding C2 calcium-dependent domain-containing protein 4D isoform X1 is translated as MSEACPALDSISLRTLRLCRPLFPPLKKGLLRRLGPQRRERRQIARCTIAASFTLGSPPFLAQASTLDSDPLGLVEFGLSAPHHRRRRLMWLLEKAGYRVGAAEPRARWAPSSLFPKRRTPSSPCPNVLTPDRIPQFFIPPRLQDPGGPLPHSGGRGLPATCSLPHLAGREGWAFLPESPHTRRRESLFHWPPATPAGGLPPAPSRLHVSAPDLRLCRAPDSDTASSPDSSPFGSPRPGPDRPRPPRPSSLSRLQASSAATSPHASRRAGPPTPPLFHLDFLCCQLRPTQESVLHLEPRGGQLRLSAEYPAGPGRLRLRLVSAEGLPRSQAGPGSGGGGCCVVLRLRPRSRPRGQRSRVVKCSTNPIFNEDFFFDGLGPPDLAAHSLRAKVLDRGAGFRRDVLLGECETPLIALLPPLGGGLCPGASLVPAHLSL